Proteins from a genomic interval of Sphingomonas sp. Y38-1Y:
- the gcvPA gene encoding aminomethyl-transferring glycine dehydrogenase subunit GcvPA, whose product MRYLPLTDADRTDMLRVIGAPSIDTLFADVPEAARLDGPIEGLPLHASELSVERHMAALARQNLVAGEVPFFLGCGAYRHHVPASVDHLIQRGEFLTAYTPYQPEIAQGTLQMLFEFQTQVARLLGTDVANASMYDGSTACWEAIVMARRVTRRAKAILSNGLHPHYVSVATTMAKFTGDDVHASLPELAPEGDIDALIAAIDDETSCVVVQYPDILGRIADLSALAAACQAKKALLVAVVTEPVALGVIRSPGEMGADIVVGEGQSLGVGLQFGGPYVGLFGCKEKYVRQMPGRLCGETVDAQGKRGFVLTLSTREQHIRREKATSNICTNSGLCALAFSIHMTLLGEAGLRGLAEANHLAASAATDRLAQVPGVELVTPTFFNEFTLKLSKEARPIVRELADRRILAGVSLGRLYPGVQALERGLVVAVTETATGDDVEQLAAALEEVLA is encoded by the coding sequence ATGCGCTACCTACCTCTCACCGACGCCGATCGCACCGACATGCTCCGCGTAATCGGCGCGCCTTCGATCGATACGTTGTTCGCCGACGTGCCCGAAGCTGCGCGGCTCGACGGTCCGATCGAAGGCCTGCCGCTCCATGCCAGCGAGCTTTCGGTCGAGCGGCACATGGCCGCGCTCGCGCGCCAGAACCTCGTCGCCGGCGAGGTGCCGTTCTTCCTCGGCTGCGGCGCGTATCGGCACCATGTGCCCGCCAGCGTCGATCACCTGATCCAGCGCGGTGAGTTCCTGACCGCCTACACGCCCTATCAGCCCGAGATCGCGCAGGGCACGCTGCAGATGCTGTTCGAGTTCCAGACGCAGGTCGCGCGCCTGCTCGGGACCGACGTCGCCAATGCATCGATGTACGACGGCTCGACCGCGTGCTGGGAAGCGATCGTGATGGCGCGGCGGGTGACGCGGCGGGCCAAGGCGATCCTGTCGAACGGGCTGCACCCGCATTACGTCTCGGTCGCGACGACGATGGCGAAGTTCACCGGCGACGACGTGCATGCGTCGCTGCCCGAGTTGGCGCCCGAAGGCGACATCGACGCGCTGATCGCCGCGATCGACGACGAAACCTCCTGCGTCGTCGTCCAGTATCCCGACATCCTCGGCCGCATCGCCGACCTGTCGGCGCTTGCCGCCGCATGCCAGGCCAAGAAGGCGCTGCTCGTCGCGGTCGTGACCGAGCCGGTGGCGCTGGGCGTGATCCGGTCGCCGGGCGAGATGGGCGCCGACATCGTCGTTGGCGAGGGGCAGTCGTTAGGCGTCGGGCTCCAGTTCGGCGGACCTTATGTCGGCCTGTTCGGCTGCAAGGAGAAATATGTCCGCCAGATGCCGGGCCGGCTGTGCGGCGAGACCGTCGATGCGCAGGGCAAGCGCGGCTTCGTGCTAACGCTCTCCACGCGCGAGCAGCATATCCGGCGTGAGAAGGCGACGTCGAATATCTGCACCAATTCAGGGCTTTGTGCGCTGGCCTTCTCGATCCACATGACCTTGCTGGGCGAGGCGGGGCTGCGCGGGCTGGCGGAGGCCAACCACCTTGCCGCGAGCGCTGCGACCGACCGGCTGGCGCAGGTGCCGGGGGTCGAGCTGGTGACGCCGACCTTCTTCAACGAGTTCACGCTCAAGCTGTCGAAGGAGGCGCGACCGATCGTCCGCGAACTCGCCGATCGCCGCATCCTGGCGGGTGTGTCGCTCGGCCGGCTCTATCCGGGCGTGCAGGCGCTGGAGCGCGGCCTGGTCGTGGCGGTGACCGAGACGGCGACCGGGGACGATGTCGAACAGCTTGCCGCTGCGCTCGAGGAGGTGCTGGCATGA
- the gcvH gene encoding glycine cleavage system protein GcvH, whose product MTRYFTDEHEWIEVEGDTATVGITDYAQAQLGDIVFVEVPEQGRDVAKGGEAAVVESVKAASDVYAPVTGTVVEGNAALTDDPSLVNSDPEGAGWFFKLTLGDRGELDGLMDEAAYKAFVATL is encoded by the coding sequence GTGACGCGATATTTCACCGACGAGCATGAATGGATCGAGGTCGAGGGCGATACCGCGACCGTGGGCATCACCGACTATGCACAGGCGCAGCTCGGCGACATCGTCTTCGTCGAAGTGCCCGAGCAGGGCCGCGACGTCGCCAAGGGCGGCGAGGCGGCGGTGGTCGAGAGCGTCAAGGCCGCAAGCGACGTCTATGCCCCCGTCACCGGCACGGTGGTCGAGGGCAATGCCGCGCTGACCGACGATCCGTCGCTGGTGAACAGCGATCCGGAAGGCGCTGGCTGGTTCTTCAAGCTGACGCTGGGCGACCGCGGCGAGCTCGACGGGCTGATGGATGAAGCGGCGTACAAGGCATTCGTCGCAACGCTTTGA
- the wrbA gene encoding NAD(P)H:quinone oxidoreductase, producing the protein MAKVLVLYYSSYGHMSQMADAVADGARAGGAQVDVLRVPETAPAEVAAAAGFKSDHTHAVIDNVEKLADYDAIVIGSPTRFGRMSSQMASFLDQAGGLWFRGALNGKVGAAFTSTATQHGGQETTLFSIITNLLHFGMTVVCLDYGYQAQMSNDAVNGGTPYGASTIANGDGSRMPSEVELDGARYQGKRVAETAAKLFG; encoded by the coding sequence ATGGCAAAGGTTCTGGTCCTCTATTACTCGTCCTATGGGCACATGTCGCAGATGGCGGACGCGGTGGCCGATGGGGCACGCGCCGGCGGCGCGCAGGTCGACGTGCTGCGCGTGCCCGAAACCGCCCCGGCCGAGGTCGCGGCGGCCGCGGGGTTCAAGTCGGACCACACCCACGCCGTCATCGACAATGTCGAGAAGCTCGCCGACTATGATGCGATCGTCATCGGCAGCCCGACGCGCTTCGGTCGCATGTCGAGCCAGATGGCCAGCTTCCTCGACCAGGCAGGCGGGCTGTGGTTCCGCGGCGCGCTGAACGGCAAGGTCGGCGCTGCCTTCACCTCGACCGCGACGCAGCATGGCGGTCAGGAGACGACGTTGTTCTCGATCATCACCAACCTCTTGCACTTCGGCATGACGGTGGTCTGTCTCGACTATGGCTATCAGGCACAGATGTCGAACGACGCGGTCAATGGCGGCACGCCGTACGGCGCGTCGACGATCGCCAATGGCGACGGCAGCCGCATGCCGAGCGAGGTCGAGCTCGACGGCGCCCGCTATCAGGGCAAGCGCGTGGCCGAGACTGCGGCGAAGCTGTTCGGCTAG
- a CDS encoding pirin family protein produces MIDKRSFASLGHADHGWLNARHHFSFANYYDPARMGWGAIRVWNDDEIAANSGFPPHPHRDMEIITYVRSGAITHQDSMGNQGRTGAGDVQVMSAGTGVRHAEYNLEGETTTLFQIWIEPKRKGGAPSWGAKPFPKGERSGRFVTLASGFEGDGDALPIRADARVMGATLKAGESVEHTVGDGRHAYLVSATGVIEIDGERFEARDGAALTGGKTYTIRAVEEAELVLVDSE; encoded by the coding sequence ATGATCGACAAACGGTCTTTCGCTTCGCTCGGCCATGCCGATCATGGCTGGCTCAACGCGCGGCATCATTTCTCGTTCGCCAACTATTACGATCCCGCACGCATGGGATGGGGTGCGATCCGCGTCTGGAACGACGACGAGATCGCCGCGAACAGCGGCTTCCCGCCGCATCCGCATCGGGACATGGAGATCATCACCTATGTCCGATCGGGCGCGATCACGCATCAGGACTCGATGGGCAACCAGGGACGCACCGGCGCTGGCGACGTCCAGGTGATGTCGGCCGGAACCGGCGTCCGCCACGCCGAGTATAATCTGGAAGGCGAGACGACGACGCTGTTCCAGATCTGGATCGAGCCCAAGCGCAAGGGCGGCGCGCCGAGCTGGGGCGCGAAGCCCTTCCCCAAGGGCGAGCGCTCGGGCCGGTTCGTCACGCTGGCAAGCGGGTTCGAAGGTGACGGCGACGCGCTGCCGATCCGTGCCGATGCGCGCGTGATGGGCGCCACGCTGAAGGCAGGCGAGAGCGTCGAGCACACGGTCGGGGATGGCCGCCACGCCTATCTCGTCTCCGCCACCGGTGTGATCGAGATCGATGGCGAGCGGTTCGAGGCGCGCGACGGCGCGGCGCTGACCGGCGGCAAGACCTACACGATCCGCGCGGTCGAAGAGGCCGAACTGGTCCTCGTCGACAGCGAATAA
- the arfB gene encoding alternative ribosome rescue aminoacyl-tRNA hydrolase ArfB, producing the protein MPRILITRAIAIDSEELEERFTRAAGPGGQHVNTTDSAVQLRFDVGASPNLPERVKLRLAELAGHRMTQGGVLVIRADGARSQEMNRRDARERLVALIREATIVPKARRATKPTRASQTRRVDAKARRGAIKSGRGRVNLD; encoded by the coding sequence ATGCCCCGGATCCTCATCACCCGCGCGATCGCGATCGACAGCGAGGAACTGGAGGAACGCTTCACGCGTGCCGCGGGGCCAGGCGGACAGCATGTGAACACCACCGACAGCGCGGTGCAGCTGCGCTTCGACGTCGGCGCGTCCCCCAATCTGCCGGAACGCGTGAAGCTGCGTCTCGCCGAGCTGGCCGGCCATCGCATGACACAGGGCGGTGTGCTGGTGATCCGCGCCGACGGCGCCCGATCACAGGAGATGAACCGGCGCGACGCGCGCGAGCGGCTGGTGGCGCTGATCCGCGAGGCGACGATCGTGCCGAAGGCGCGGCGTGCGACCAAGCCGACGCGCGCCTCCCAGACGCGGCGCGTGGATGCCAAGGCGCGGCGCGGCGCGATCAAGAGCGGGCGGGGCCGGGTCAATCTCGACTGA
- the gcvPB gene encoding aminomethyl-transferring glycine dehydrogenase subunit GcvPB, whose amino-acid sequence MNAINQSGWKPEMNAVDGDAPVTTTGNRALMLEEPLIFQIGTSETTGVDLPEVPKGASRLGSLARAKPIGLPGLSEPETVRHYTRLSRQNYAIDLGLFPLGSCTMKHNPRLNERVARMPGFADIHPLQPVDTVQGALGVINELAFWLIDLTGMHGVAMSPKAGAHGELCGILCIKAALEARGEGHRKIILVPESAHGTNPATAAFAGFTVENIPATDEGRVDTEALKSRLGPDVAGVMITNPNTCGLFERDLKIISDAVHEAGGYVYCDGANFNAIVGRVRPGDLGVDAMHINLHKTFSTPHGGGGPGSGPVVLSEALSPYGPLPFTERYGDGHITLVEEETVGDRHPDSFGRMTAFHGQMGMFTRALTYILSHGADGLRQVSGDAVLNANYVLRRLEGALAAPFAKSGPCMHEALFSDDGFPAGFSTLDVAKGLIDEGFHPMTVYFPLVVHGAMLVEPTETESKAALDQFIDALGSVAERAKAGDASLKAAPHYAPRRRLDETLAARKPVLVWKEAPLVQAAE is encoded by the coding sequence ATGAACGCGATCAACCAGAGCGGGTGGAAGCCCGAGATGAACGCGGTGGACGGCGATGCGCCCGTCACGACGACGGGCAACCGCGCGCTGATGCTGGAAGAGCCGCTGATCTTCCAGATCGGGACGAGCGAGACCACGGGCGTCGACCTGCCGGAAGTGCCGAAGGGGGCCAGCCGGCTTGGGTCGCTCGCGCGCGCCAAGCCGATTGGGCTGCCGGGCCTGTCGGAGCCGGAGACGGTACGGCACTATACGCGCCTCAGTCGCCAGAATTACGCGATCGACCTGGGGCTGTTCCCGCTCGGTTCCTGCACGATGAAGCACAATCCGCGGCTCAACGAGCGCGTGGCGCGGATGCCGGGCTTTGCCGACATCCATCCGCTCCAGCCCGTCGACACGGTGCAGGGCGCGCTCGGCGTCATCAACGAACTCGCCTTCTGGCTGATCGACCTGACCGGCATGCATGGCGTCGCGATGAGCCCCAAGGCGGGCGCGCATGGCGAACTGTGCGGCATCCTGTGCATCAAGGCGGCGCTGGAGGCACGCGGGGAGGGGCATCGCAAGATCATCCTCGTCCCCGAAAGCGCGCACGGGACCAACCCCGCAACCGCGGCGTTCGCCGGCTTCACGGTCGAGAATATCCCCGCGACCGACGAGGGGCGCGTCGATACCGAGGCGCTGAAGAGCCGGCTGGGCCCCGACGTCGCGGGCGTGATGATCACCAATCCGAACACCTGCGGCCTGTTCGAACGCGATCTGAAGATCATCTCGGATGCCGTTCATGAAGCTGGCGGTTATGTCTATTGCGACGGCGCCAACTTCAACGCGATCGTCGGGCGGGTGCGACCGGGCGACCTGGGCGTCGATGCCATGCACATCAACCTCCACAAGACCTTCTCGACCCCCCATGGCGGCGGCGGGCCGGGGTCGGGGCCGGTGGTGCTGTCGGAGGCGCTGTCGCCCTATGGCCCGCTGCCGTTCACCGAGCGCTATGGCGATGGCCATATCACCTTGGTCGAGGAGGAGACGGTCGGGGATCGCCACCCCGACAGCTTCGGCCGGATGACCGCATTTCATGGCCAGATGGGCATGTTCACGCGGGCGCTGACCTATATCCTCAGCCACGGCGCCGACGGCCTGCGCCAGGTGTCGGGCGATGCGGTGCTCAACGCCAATTACGTGCTGCGCAGGCTGGAGGGCGCGCTCGCCGCGCCTTTCGCCAAGAGCGGGCCGTGCATGCACGAGGCGCTTTTCAGCGACGACGGCTTCCCGGCGGGCTTCTCGACGCTCGACGTTGCCAAGGGACTGATCGACGAGGGCTTCCACCCGATGACGGTCTATTTCCCGCTGGTCGTTCACGGCGCGATGCTGGTGGAGCCGACCGAAACCGAGTCGAAGGCGGCGCTCGACCAGTTCATCGATGCGTTGGGAAGCGTGGCGGAGCGGGCGAAGGCGGGCGATGCCTCGCTCAAGGCCGCGCCGCATTATGCGCCGCGACGCCGGCTCGACGAGACGCTGGCTGCGCGCAAGCCGGTGCTGGTGTGGAAGGAAGCGCCGCTGGTGCAAGCGGCGGAGTAA